A stretch of the Actinomyces faecalis genome encodes the following:
- a CDS encoding LacI family DNA-binding transcriptional regulator: MTDRREPTLTDVARVAGVSPTTVSRVLNNRGYLSEVTKERVARAIDELGYRPNQVARALHGKSTQTVGVIVPTVALPFFGELAAELEDALAEHGYRILVCNSMGRADREREYLDLLVSHRVDGIISGGHNEHLSEYRRIRLPLVTVDRDLSPTITNVRCDNLAGGRAVTTHLLQRGATAPALLTSRSGTHNLREAGYRQVLAEAGVDPIVLTVDFHTPEDARSRLIRDQLDAVRSRVDAVFATDDLSAAAVLDWADSRGVDVPGSLKVAGFDGTTAVRRALPGLTTLRQPIAQIARASVARLMELVQAQASDRDPLPSPATIELEGELLPGRTS, encoded by the coding sequence GTGACTGACCGGCGTGAGCCCACGCTCACCGACGTCGCCCGCGTCGCGGGCGTGTCCCCCACCACAGTCTCTCGTGTGCTCAACAACCGGGGCTACCTGTCTGAGGTGACCAAGGAGCGGGTCGCCCGGGCGATCGACGAGCTCGGGTACCGCCCGAACCAGGTCGCGCGGGCGCTGCACGGCAAGTCCACGCAGACCGTCGGCGTCATCGTGCCGACGGTCGCGCTGCCCTTCTTCGGAGAGCTGGCCGCTGAGCTGGAGGACGCCCTGGCCGAGCACGGCTACCGGATCCTGGTGTGCAACTCGATGGGCCGCGCCGACAGGGAGCGCGAGTACCTGGACCTGCTGGTCTCCCACCGTGTGGACGGTATCATCTCCGGCGGCCACAACGAGCACCTGTCGGAGTACCGGCGGATCCGCCTGCCGCTGGTCACCGTTGATCGAGACCTGTCCCCCACCATCACGAACGTCCGCTGCGACAACCTGGCAGGTGGGCGTGCCGTGACCACGCACCTCCTGCAGCGCGGCGCCACTGCGCCGGCGCTGCTGACCTCGCGCTCAGGGACGCACAACCTGCGCGAGGCCGGGTACCGCCAGGTCCTGGCAGAGGCGGGAGTCGACCCGATCGTCCTGACGGTCGACTTCCACACGCCGGAGGACGCTCGTTCCCGGCTCATCCGTGACCAGCTCGATGCCGTGCGCAGCCGGGTCGACGCGGTCTTCGCCACGGACGACCTGTCTGCCGCTGCTGTGCTGGACTGGGCTGACAGCCGTGGCGTCGACGTCCCCGGTAGCCTCAAGGTCGCTGGCTTCGACGGAACCACGGCGGTGCGGCGCGCCTTACCAGGGTTGACGACGCTGCGTCAGCCTATCGCGCAGATCGCGCGCGCCTCGGTCGCACGGCTGATGGAGCTCGTGCAGGCCCAGGCCTCGGACCGGGACCCGCTCCCCTCCCCCGCCACCATCGAGCTGGAGGGTGAGCTGCTGCCCGGCCGCACCTCCTGA
- a CDS encoding SGNH/GDSL hydrolase family protein, producing the protein MPTIPRQQPFPTAVFLGDAVTTGWQAVTHPRNRWSSLVCENLRWREVNLAADGLGFFARRGGHLPGGDRAPSCRDTTWLETVLRAEPDVVTVCLGVNDAAHLPSQLELVTEAVEHDLGFLRERLPGSPVVIAPYFPALGMGPRFGVVRRLVHETATRLGLVSTDAMTTAIDGDEDKLALDGIHPDDAGHAAIARAMIRVYQEVAPVLCPARADAQ; encoded by the coding sequence GTGCCCACGATTCCTCGCCAGCAGCCCTTCCCCACCGCCGTCTTCCTCGGCGACGCCGTCACCACCGGCTGGCAGGCGGTCACGCACCCCCGTAACCGCTGGAGCTCGTTGGTGTGCGAGAACCTGCGCTGGCGCGAGGTCAACCTGGCTGCTGACGGCCTGGGCTTCTTCGCGCGGCGCGGCGGGCACCTGCCCGGCGGAGACCGGGCGCCGTCGTGCCGTGACACGACCTGGCTGGAGACCGTGCTTCGTGCCGAGCCGGACGTCGTGACGGTGTGCCTGGGAGTCAACGACGCGGCCCACCTTCCCAGCCAGCTGGAGCTGGTCACCGAGGCGGTCGAGCACGACCTCGGCTTCCTGCGTGAGCGCTTGCCGGGCTCCCCGGTTGTGATCGCCCCCTACTTCCCTGCCCTTGGCATGGGGCCGCGCTTCGGCGTCGTGCGGCGGCTGGTCCACGAGACCGCGACCCGGTTGGGGTTGGTGTCAACCGACGCGATGACGACGGCGATCGACGGTGACGAGGACAAGCTGGCGCTGGACGGCATCCACCCCGATGACGCGGGTCACGCCGCGATCGCTCGTGCGATGATCCGGGTCTATCAGGAGGTGGCGCCAGTGCTGTGCCCTGCGCGCGCGGACGCCCAGTGA
- a CDS encoding ATP-binding cassette domain-containing protein, giving the protein MPQTSTTSAFVPAADSHDAIVVVGAHENNLRGVSVRVPKRRLTVFTGVSGSGKSSLVLSTIASESRRLINETYSSFVQGFMPSQARPDVDHLEGLTPAIIVDQERLGANPRSTLGTASDVGASLRVLFSRLSVPQIGSPQAFAFNVPSVTGGGALTTVKNGRTVTERKHYTVQGGMCPRCEGTGKVTDINLTEVYDENLSLRDGAIKVPGYTADGYYVKALGETGLFPADKPVKDFTPTQLDDFLYKEPTKVRISSHTMTYEGLVGRLRSSLLSKDPESMQPHVRAFVQRAVVYRTCPECEGTRLAEPARQARVAGVSIAEACAMPLTDLAEWVRGLEAASRQDEDAPQQARQVAGITGTTPLLARLRETLDAFIRIGLGYLSLDRPASTLSGGEAQRMKLVRHLGSGLTDVTYVFDEPSIGLHPHNIDTMNELLLSLRDKGNTVLVVEHRPEVIAIADHVVDLGPGAGSHGGEITFTGSVAGLRSSGTLTGQHLSYRARLKDEPRPATGVIKVRGARTNNLADVDVDVPRGVLTVVTGVAGSGKSSLVHGHLSPMEGVVTLDQSPIKGSRRSSPATYTGLLDPVRKAFAKAGGVKPALFSSNSEGACPVCHGAGVIDTQLGFMETVTTVCEACEGRRYDDEVLAYRFGGHNIAEVLAMSVDEALTLFSAKETRVSAAVKILTHMHDAGLGYLRLGQAVSTLSGGERQRLRLAVHLGQDGDVLVLDEPTVGLHLADVEEMLALLDHLVESGRTVVVIEHHQAVMARADWIIDMGPGAGREGGQVVFTGTPAELVASGSTLTGEYLARYVAG; this is encoded by the coding sequence GTGCCCCAGACGAGTACCACCTCCGCCTTCGTCCCAGCCGCCGACTCTCACGACGCGATCGTCGTGGTCGGCGCGCACGAGAACAACCTGCGTGGCGTCAGCGTCCGCGTCCCCAAGCGCCGGCTCACCGTCTTCACCGGCGTCTCAGGCTCCGGCAAGTCCTCACTGGTCCTGTCGACCATCGCCTCAGAGTCGCGCCGGCTCATCAACGAGACCTACTCCAGCTTCGTCCAGGGATTCATGCCCTCCCAGGCACGCCCTGACGTCGACCACCTGGAGGGCCTGACCCCAGCCATCATCGTGGACCAGGAGCGTCTGGGAGCCAACCCACGCTCGACGCTGGGCACCGCCAGCGACGTCGGCGCCTCACTGCGCGTGCTGTTCTCCCGCCTGTCCGTGCCGCAGATCGGCTCTCCCCAGGCTTTTGCCTTCAATGTGCCCTCAGTCACTGGTGGCGGCGCCCTCACGACCGTCAAGAACGGCCGCACGGTCACCGAGCGTAAGCACTACACCGTCCAGGGCGGCATGTGCCCCCGCTGTGAGGGCACCGGAAAGGTTACTGATATCAACCTCACCGAGGTCTACGACGAGAACCTGTCCCTGCGCGACGGCGCCATCAAGGTCCCCGGCTACACGGCTGACGGCTACTACGTCAAGGCCCTGGGCGAGACCGGCCTCTTCCCCGCCGACAAGCCGGTCAAGGACTTCACTCCCACGCAGCTGGACGACTTCCTCTACAAGGAGCCGACCAAGGTCAGGATCTCCTCCCACACCATGACCTACGAGGGGCTCGTGGGGCGGCTTCGCTCCTCGCTGCTGTCCAAGGACCCCGAGTCCATGCAGCCGCACGTGCGTGCCTTCGTCCAGCGCGCCGTGGTCTACCGCACGTGCCCGGAGTGTGAGGGCACGCGCCTGGCTGAGCCTGCTCGCCAGGCGCGCGTCGCCGGCGTGTCGATCGCTGAGGCCTGCGCGATGCCGCTGACTGACCTGGCCGAGTGGGTCCGTGGCCTGGAGGCCGCGAGCCGGCAGGACGAGGACGCCCCGCAGCAGGCTCGCCAGGTCGCCGGGATCACAGGCACCACTCCCCTGCTCGCCCGTCTGCGCGAGACCCTCGACGCCTTCATCCGTATCGGCCTGGGCTACCTCTCCCTCGACCGTCCCGCCTCGACCCTCTCAGGCGGCGAGGCGCAGCGCATGAAGCTCGTGCGTCACCTGGGAAGCGGTCTGACCGACGTCACCTACGTCTTTGACGAGCCCTCGATCGGGCTCCACCCCCACAACATCGACACGATGAACGAGCTCCTGCTCTCCCTGCGCGACAAGGGCAACACCGTCCTCGTCGTCGAGCACAGGCCCGAGGTCATCGCCATCGCCGACCACGTGGTCGATCTCGGTCCCGGCGCGGGCTCGCACGGTGGCGAGATCACCTTCACCGGCTCCGTCGCAGGCCTGAGGAGCTCTGGGACCCTGACGGGCCAGCACCTGTCCTACCGCGCCCGTCTCAAGGACGAGCCGCGCCCGGCCACCGGCGTCATCAAGGTCCGTGGCGCCCGCACCAACAACCTGGCCGACGTCGACGTCGACGTCCCACGCGGCGTACTCACCGTCGTCACCGGCGTGGCAGGGTCCGGAAAGTCCTCACTCGTCCACGGCCACCTCTCCCCCATGGAGGGCGTGGTGACCCTCGACCAGTCCCCTATCAAGGGCTCACGCCGTTCCAGCCCGGCCACCTACACCGGCCTGCTCGACCCGGTCCGCAAGGCCTTCGCCAAGGCAGGCGGCGTCAAGCCCGCGCTCTTCTCCTCCAACTCCGAGGGAGCCTGCCCGGTGTGCCACGGCGCCGGCGTCATCGACACCCAGCTCGGCTTCATGGAGACCGTGACGACCGTGTGCGAGGCCTGCGAGGGCCGACGCTACGACGACGAGGTCCTGGCCTACCGCTTCGGGGGGCACAACATCGCCGAGGTGCTCGCCATGAGCGTGGACGAGGCCCTGACCCTCTTCTCCGCCAAGGAGACGCGTGTGTCCGCCGCGGTCAAGATCCTCACCCACATGCACGACGCCGGCCTGGGGTACCTGCGACTGGGACAGGCGGTGTCAACCCTGTCAGGTGGCGAGCGTCAGCGGCTCAGGCTCGCTGTCCACCTCGGACAGGACGGTGACGTCCTGGTCCTCGACGAGCCTACGGTGGGTCTCCACCTGGCTGACGTCGAGGAGATGCTCGCGCTCCTCGACCACCTGGTCGAGTCCGGCCGCACCGTCGTCGTCATCGAGCACCACCAGGCCGTCATGGCCCGTGCCGACTGGATCATCGACATGGGCCCCGGCGCCGGCCGTGAGGGCGGGCAGGTGGTCTTCACCGGTACCCCGGCCGAGCTCGTGGCCTCTGGCTCGACCCTGACCGGCGAGTACCTGGCCCGCTACGTGGCCGGCTGA
- a CDS encoding 6-phosphofructokinase: MATKRIGILTAGGDAPGLNAAIRGFGKAAIGQHGWELIGFRDGMRGLAENRFMTLDPACLSGILTTGGTMLGTSRDKVHRMVVDGQERDMIPTIVENYEKDELDALVCLGGGGTAKNAKRLMDAGLNVLHLPKTIDNDIVETDSSFGFATALEIATEAVDRLHSTAHSHHRIILTEIMGHRAGWLALGAGIAGGADVILLPEVPYDVDAIVAKIERRRSHGSTFSVIAVAEGALNVADRRELDHAEQLVKEASTPESKAAAKRGVKRLEASHRANTFTLAEQLEERTGLEARVSILGYVQRGGTPNAADRLLATRLGVAGAQAVQGGRFGVMVADRGHGTELVPLKKVAGKVKYVPADHEWIQAARAVGTSFGD, translated from the coding sequence ATGGCAACCAAGCGCATCGGCATCCTCACCGCCGGCGGAGACGCCCCGGGACTCAACGCCGCGATCCGTGGCTTTGGCAAGGCCGCGATCGGCCAGCACGGCTGGGAGCTCATCGGGTTCCGTGACGGCATGCGCGGTCTGGCGGAGAACCGGTTCATGACCCTGGACCCGGCCTGCCTGTCCGGCATCCTCACCACCGGGGGCACGATGCTGGGAACCAGCCGTGACAAGGTCCACCGTATGGTGGTCGACGGCCAGGAGCGGGACATGATCCCCACGATCGTGGAGAACTACGAGAAGGACGAGCTCGACGCCCTGGTGTGCCTGGGAGGCGGTGGAACGGCGAAGAACGCCAAGCGGCTCATGGACGCCGGTCTCAACGTCCTCCACCTGCCCAAGACCATCGACAACGACATCGTGGAGACCGACTCCTCCTTCGGCTTCGCCACCGCGCTGGAGATCGCCACCGAGGCGGTAGACCGCCTGCACTCCACCGCGCACTCCCACCACCGCATCATCCTCACCGAGATCATGGGCCACCGCGCCGGCTGGCTGGCGCTGGGGGCAGGGATCGCCGGGGGAGCGGACGTCATCCTGCTGCCGGAGGTCCCTTACGACGTCGACGCCATCGTGGCCAAGATCGAGCGGCGCCGCTCGCACGGCTCCACCTTCTCGGTCATCGCGGTGGCCGAGGGCGCGCTCAACGTGGCCGACCGCAGGGAGCTCGACCACGCCGAGCAGCTGGTCAAGGAGGCCTCGACCCCGGAGTCCAAGGCTGCCGCCAAGCGCGGTGTCAAGCGGCTGGAGGCCAGCCACCGCGCTAACACCTTCACCCTGGCCGAGCAGCTGGAGGAGCGTACCGGCCTGGAGGCGCGAGTCTCGATCCTGGGCTACGTCCAGCGTGGCGGGACCCCGAACGCCGCGGACCGCCTCCTGGCCACGCGCCTGGGCGTGGCCGGGGCACAGGCCGTGCAGGGCGGCAGGTTCGGTGTCATGGTCGCTGACCGCGGGCACGGGACCGAGCTGGTGCCTCTGAAGAAGGTGGCGGGCAAGGTCAAGTACGTCCCGGCCGACCACGAGTGGATCCAGGCCGCGCGCGCCGTCGGCACCTCCTTCGGGGACTGA
- a CDS encoding RNA polymerase-binding protein RbpA — protein sequence MADRALRGMTIGAKSMESEEGVEFAERQTVTYECPMAHLTVVPMSVEADVPQTWECGECGQVATLRGEEEPEDEEPKKAPRTHWDMLLERRSLDELKVLLDERLELLRSGEIYRQRF from the coding sequence ATGGCTGACCGTGCACTGCGAGGCATGACCATCGGCGCGAAGTCGATGGAGTCTGAGGAGGGTGTGGAGTTCGCTGAGCGCCAGACCGTCACCTACGAGTGCCCGATGGCGCACCTGACCGTGGTGCCGATGTCGGTGGAGGCTGACGTGCCCCAGACCTGGGAGTGCGGCGAGTGCGGTCAGGTCGCCACCCTGCGCGGCGAGGAGGAGCCTGAGGACGAGGAGCCCAAGAAGGCTCCCCGCACCCACTGGGACATGCTCCTGGAGCGCCGCAGCCTGGATGAGCTCAAGGTCCTGCTCGACGAGCGTCTGGAGCTGCTGCGCTCCGGTGAGATCTACCGACAGCGCTTCTGA
- a CDS encoding polyprenol monophosphomannose synthase, with protein MKTVVVIPTYNEIESIPQALDRVRAAVPEAHVLIVDDASPDGTGAFADARAERDDRVHVLHRKDKAGLGPAYLAGFSWALASGYELVVEMDADGSHRAQDLALLIQRAEMADEPDLVIGSRWVSGGATQGWDARRVALSRAGNLYINAMLGLRVKDATAGFRVYRASMLRRLDLGKVEALGYGFQVNMTLLVDQIGGRIVEMPITFVEREAGQSKLSGGILSEELGLVTKWGLLKRGGQALQAAQRAETSLMDARERWSERRKRR; from the coding sequence GTGAAGACCGTCGTCGTCATCCCGACGTACAACGAGATCGAGTCCATCCCCCAGGCCCTGGACCGTGTGCGCGCAGCCGTGCCCGAGGCCCACGTCCTCATCGTCGACGACGCCTCCCCAGACGGCACGGGTGCCTTTGCCGATGCCCGGGCCGAGCGTGACGACCGCGTCCACGTCCTGCACCGCAAGGACAAGGCGGGTCTGGGGCCGGCCTACCTGGCCGGGTTCTCCTGGGCGCTGGCCAGCGGCTACGAGCTGGTCGTGGAGATGGACGCCGACGGCTCCCACCGCGCCCAGGACCTGGCGCTGCTCATCCAGCGTGCCGAGATGGCGGACGAGCCTGACCTCGTCATCGGCTCACGCTGGGTCTCAGGCGGAGCGACCCAGGGCTGGGACGCGCGCCGCGTGGCTCTCTCCCGTGCCGGCAACCTCTACATCAACGCGATGCTGGGACTACGGGTCAAGGACGCTACCGCTGGCTTCCGTGTCTACCGTGCCTCGATGCTGCGCAGGCTGGACCTGGGCAAGGTCGAGGCGCTGGGCTACGGCTTCCAGGTCAACATGACGCTGCTCGTGGACCAGATCGGTGGCCGGATCGTCGAGATGCCGATCACCTTCGTCGAGCGGGAGGCCGGTCAGTCCAAGCTCTCTGGCGGTATCCTCTCCGAGGAGCTGGGGCTGGTCACCAAGTGGGGGCTGCTCAAGCGAGGGGGCCAGGCTCTCCAGGCCGCTCAGCGTGCCGAGACGAGCCTCATGGACGCACGCGAGCGCTGGTCGGAGCGTCGCAAGCGACGCTGA
- the lnt gene encoding apolipoprotein N-acyltransferase, whose product MARAGRAPSWPARLAGWAWAAACGVVVWAGFPPVGAWWAVPLGLAGIMAATRQATWGQAGLRGLFLGLGLFTPLLHFTAVSMGNPLGWVSLTLVESLYLVAWAIAWSLVSRVPVLKGDGWRALVGRVLAVTVLWCGAEELRSSWPWGGFPFGRLAFAMADAPVLPVAAYGGSVGLSLLVALVAACVAEAVRAGARLRVLHAVAAGAGAGALLLAPVALPVDSSSQDGTIRVGAVQGDVADSARAADDVFARALEVTGNHAQATLDMASEVEAGSLDLVVWPENAADLDPRTHSSAAVLVEHAAQQVRAPLLVGAVAYEGQVRHNDVIVWVPGQGAGEVYRKHRPVPFGEYVPWREALRRVTSQVDRIGTDMAAGDGPTSLTVHAAARDRDVTVAMGICFEVAYDDVLRQGVTEGGEAIVIPTNNASFGRSSEAAQQLAQGRVQAVVHGRSVVQVSTVGLTAVISPKGVVEQELEPFTRSWLVADVGLRQTVTLADRLGPWPGRVVLAGATVLVLTGILCRAHEGLRRRRRRRR is encoded by the coding sequence GTGGCACGCGCTGGCCGTGCACCTTCCTGGCCCGCTCGCCTGGCCGGGTGGGCGTGGGCCGCGGCCTGCGGCGTCGTGGTGTGGGCCGGGTTCCCACCGGTCGGCGCCTGGTGGGCCGTGCCCCTCGGGCTGGCCGGGATCATGGCCGCCACGAGGCAGGCGACCTGGGGACAGGCAGGTCTGCGCGGGCTCTTCCTCGGGCTCGGTCTGTTCACGCCCCTGCTCCACTTCACCGCTGTGTCGATGGGCAACCCCCTGGGGTGGGTGAGCCTGACGCTGGTGGAGTCGCTCTACCTCGTGGCCTGGGCCATCGCCTGGTCCCTGGTCTCACGGGTCCCGGTGCTGAAGGGGGACGGATGGCGTGCGCTGGTCGGCCGCGTCCTGGCTGTCACGGTGCTGTGGTGCGGGGCGGAGGAGCTGCGCTCGAGCTGGCCGTGGGGAGGCTTCCCCTTCGGACGCCTGGCCTTCGCGATGGCTGACGCCCCGGTCCTGCCTGTGGCGGCCTACGGGGGCTCTGTGGGCCTGAGCCTGCTGGTCGCTCTCGTCGCCGCGTGCGTGGCTGAGGCGGTACGGGCCGGCGCTCGTCTGCGTGTCCTGCACGCTGTCGCGGCGGGAGCGGGCGCTGGTGCCCTCCTCCTGGCCCCTGTGGCGCTTCCGGTGGACTCCTCGTCCCAGGACGGCACCATCCGGGTCGGTGCCGTGCAGGGTGACGTGGCCGACAGCGCCCGAGCGGCGGATGACGTCTTCGCCAGGGCGCTGGAGGTGACGGGCAACCACGCCCAGGCGACCCTCGACATGGCGTCCGAGGTCGAGGCAGGTTCCCTGGACCTCGTGGTCTGGCCGGAGAACGCCGCCGACCTGGACCCGCGTACGCACAGCTCGGCGGCGGTGCTGGTCGAGCACGCTGCGCAGCAGGTGCGCGCCCCGCTGCTCGTGGGCGCCGTCGCCTACGAGGGACAGGTGCGTCACAACGACGTCATCGTGTGGGTCCCGGGCCAGGGCGCCGGCGAGGTCTACCGCAAGCACCGTCCCGTTCCCTTCGGCGAGTACGTCCCCTGGCGCGAGGCCCTGCGGCGCGTGACGAGCCAGGTCGACCGGATCGGCACCGACATGGCTGCGGGTGACGGGCCCACGAGCCTGACCGTGCACGCTGCGGCCAGGGACCGTGACGTCACCGTGGCCATGGGTATCTGCTTCGAGGTCGCCTACGACGACGTCCTGCGCCAGGGGGTGACGGAGGGAGGCGAGGCCATCGTCATCCCGACCAACAACGCCAGCTTCGGCCGCTCGTCAGAGGCGGCCCAGCAGCTGGCTCAGGGACGGGTCCAGGCGGTGGTGCACGGGCGCAGCGTCGTCCAGGTCTCCACGGTCGGACTGACGGCCGTGATCAGTCCCAAGGGCGTGGTCGAGCAGGAGCTCGAGCCCTTCACCCGGTCCTGGCTCGTGGCTGACGTCGGTCTGCGCCAGACGGTGACGCTGGCGGACCGCCTGGGGCCCTGGCCCGGGCGTGTCGTCCTGGCTGGCGCCACGGTGCTCGTCCTGACCGGTATCCTGTGTCGTGCACATGAAGGGCTCAGACGCCGTCGTCGCCGGCGCCGCTGA
- a CDS encoding DUF808 domain-containing protein: protein MSGFLALLDDIATLARLTASTLDDTATMAVKTSAKVSAAAVDDVAATPQYVTGVSAERELPIIKRIAKGSLRNKLFVILPVALVVSWLAPALLPVALVVGGTYLCLEAGEKVLDRLCHSSRAHAQEAPARDEDTVVRQAVTTDFVLSTEIMLLALAEVQGESSSRRVIVLVMIALLITFAVYGLVAALIKVDDLGVHLADRGRSTTARAAGRAIVRAAPGLLTVIGIVGTVAMAWVGGQILAHNLAELGLDGPHHLLEHAAGASAQPVLSWLAGTGAALAFGMAVGVVIACLVSLVRKVVR, encoded by the coding sequence ATGTCTGGTTTCCTCGCCCTCCTGGACGATATCGCCACCCTCGCCAGGCTCACGGCCTCCACCCTGGACGACACGGCGACGATGGCGGTCAAGACCTCCGCCAAGGTCTCTGCGGCCGCGGTCGACGACGTCGCTGCCACGCCTCAGTACGTCACCGGTGTCTCCGCCGAGCGCGAGCTGCCGATCATCAAGCGCATCGCAAAGGGCTCGCTGCGCAACAAGCTCTTCGTCATCCTGCCGGTGGCGCTCGTGGTCAGCTGGCTGGCCCCGGCGCTGCTACCTGTCGCGCTGGTGGTAGGAGGGACCTACCTGTGCCTCGAGGCGGGGGAGAAGGTGCTGGACAGGCTCTGTCACTCCTCGCGCGCCCACGCGCAGGAGGCACCGGCCCGTGACGAGGACACGGTCGTGCGTCAGGCGGTGACGACGGACTTCGTCCTGTCCACGGAGATCATGCTGCTGGCCCTGGCTGAGGTCCAGGGGGAGTCCTCGTCGCGACGCGTCATCGTGCTCGTCATGATCGCGTTGCTCATCACCTTCGCTGTCTACGGGCTCGTGGCGGCCTTGATCAAGGTGGACGACCTCGGGGTGCACCTGGCTGACCGGGGCCGCAGCACGACCGCGCGTGCTGCCGGGCGGGCCATAGTCAGGGCCGCACCCGGACTGTTGACCGTCATCGGGATCGTGGGAACGGTGGCGATGGCCTGGGTCGGCGGCCAGATCCTGGCTCACAACCTCGCCGAGCTGGGACTGGACGGACCCCACCACCTCCTTGAGCACGCCGCAGGCGCCTCGGCCCAGCCGGTGCTGTCGTGGCTGGCCGGAACCGGCGCCGCCCTCGCCTTCGGCATGGCCGTGGGCGTGGTGATCGCGTGCCTGGTGAGCCTGGTACGGAAGGTGGTGCGCTGA